The following are from one region of the Paraglaciecola sp. L1A13 genome:
- a CDS encoding acyltransferase → MHNRIYYLDVLRALAIMMVFTAHSVLSFGAPQSISGLQFGGTGVDLFFLLSGWLIGSQLFAEKSKFNNVDVKRFWIRRWMRTLPAYYVVLLATVAQLVLTKDSFKSPLPYFAFIQNYDYPLTYFYISWSLSVEEQFYLVIAPLLVVLFKFKASIQSIGLLTLLITPSLFRSLGWFDSLVETHVRWDCCLMGVFLAHSAHHYSQEWAKMTKFKIPIGLTGLTAFLCFFYFRWYPPYLGYQDPSFLILALTFGCLVFFAVNTPVLTKPFGYQLIMHISTRSYSIYLLHPEALAICRRYFSEQGFLVHFASALLITLCIAEVLFRVVEMPFINMRNNFAFSAKREKNDD, encoded by the coding sequence GTGCACAATAGGATCTACTATCTCGATGTGTTAAGAGCATTAGCCATCATGATGGTTTTTACAGCGCACAGCGTGCTGAGCTTCGGAGCACCTCAGAGTATTTCCGGGTTACAGTTCGGTGGCACAGGTGTTGATCTCTTTTTCTTATTATCTGGCTGGTTGATTGGTTCTCAATTATTTGCGGAAAAATCAAAGTTCAATAATGTAGATGTTAAGCGTTTTTGGATTAGACGTTGGATGCGAACATTACCAGCCTATTACGTTGTGCTTTTGGCCACGGTTGCGCAATTAGTGTTAACGAAGGATTCATTCAAAAGCCCCCTTCCCTATTTTGCATTTATACAAAATTACGATTATCCGTTAACCTATTTCTATATAAGTTGGTCGTTAAGTGTAGAAGAACAGTTTTATTTAGTTATCGCTCCTCTTCTAGTTGTTTTATTTAAGTTTAAAGCATCTATTCAATCTATTGGGCTACTGACTTTACTTATTACTCCCTCTTTGTTTAGAAGTTTAGGCTGGTTCGATTCGTTAGTAGAAACACATGTTCGATGGGATTGTTGTCTTATGGGCGTGTTTTTAGCGCACAGTGCACATCATTATTCTCAGGAATGGGCGAAGATGACTAAATTCAAGATACCTATTGGGCTAACAGGACTAACTGCCTTTTTATGCTTTTTTTATTTTCGATGGTACCCACCGTATCTGGGGTATCAAGATCCTAGTTTTCTGATATTGGCACTGACTTTTGGCTGCTTAGTCTTTTTTGCTGTCAATACTCCAGTGCTGACTAAACCTTTCGGTTATCAACTTATAATGCATATATCGACGCGTTCATACTCAATATATTTACTCCACCCTGAGGCGCTAGCAATATGTCGGCGTTATTTTTCAGAGCAAGGTTTTTTAGTGCACTTTGCGTCAGCCTTATTAATCACTTTATGCATTGCAGAAGTGTTGTTTAGAGTCGTCGAAATGCCCTTTATTAATATGCGCAACAACTTTGCATTCTCTGCAAAAAGAGAAAAAAATGACGATTAA
- the asnB gene encoding asparagine synthase (glutamine-hydrolyzing) encodes MCGIAGFTQFSGNMGNQQTLKKMGDSIYHRGPDAGREYLDAHVGLAHRRLAIIDLSEAGTQPMYSFDEKYIIAFNGEIYNFQTLRDQLSRDGYPFRTHTDTEVILALYATHGEKMLTMINGMFAFALWDTTSKRLLIARDRIGKKPLYYLKTETQFAFASEIKALLTLPNVSREVRLDAVHDFFAYQYVPDPKTIFTDIHKLPPAHFMWVSQDGIQIEQYWDVSFKNVSDKSPAELTSELYALATEKTCSRMVSDVPLGAFLSGGIDSSGVVAMMALNSDTPVKTCSIGFDEERFNETEFAQIVADKYHTEHHEFTVHQNVKDNLEEIVAYFDEPFADPSLVPTYFVSQLARSQVTVAIAGDGGDEVFAGYEKYTTDALENKLRQRFPRALRKNVFPKLANLFAKSEHPLFRKAKSLLTSLSLEPAMGFYITNSMIDDRLWQKLATANTKNKLGTYHPSQVTLENYNKADGPDHLSKILYTDMKTYLPGGILVKVDRMSMAHSLEVRAPLLDKDIIEFSATLPSDLKYNKGEKKFILKEAFKPVLPDDILYRKKMGFSVPLAAWLRSEIKDLTEDYLFTKAQGIQQYFDMAVVKQLWQQHQDEKADHSTVLWSMLMFQMWWFRYIQLGDGAKK; translated from the coding sequence GAATACTTAGATGCACATGTCGGCTTGGCCCATCGCAGATTAGCGATCATTGACCTTTCAGAAGCGGGTACTCAGCCGATGTATTCTTTTGATGAAAAATACATCATTGCTTTTAACGGTGAAATTTATAACTTTCAAACGTTACGAGACCAGCTGAGTCGAGATGGCTATCCATTTCGTACCCATACCGATACCGAGGTCATCCTTGCGCTTTATGCAACACATGGCGAGAAAATGCTCACAATGATAAATGGTATGTTTGCATTTGCGTTATGGGATACTACGAGTAAGCGCTTATTGATTGCTCGAGACCGCATAGGCAAAAAGCCACTTTATTATCTTAAAACCGAGACTCAGTTTGCCTTCGCATCGGAAATAAAAGCCCTGCTAACGTTGCCCAATGTATCGCGAGAAGTTCGCCTAGATGCAGTACATGACTTCTTTGCTTATCAATATGTACCCGATCCAAAAACTATATTTACTGATATACATAAACTGCCTCCTGCCCATTTTATGTGGGTGTCACAGGACGGCATTCAAATTGAGCAATATTGGGATGTCTCATTTAAAAATGTGAGTGATAAATCCCCTGCTGAACTCACTAGCGAATTATATGCGTTAGCGACCGAAAAAACCTGTTCGCGCATGGTCAGTGATGTGCCCTTAGGCGCTTTTTTAAGTGGAGGCATAGACTCAAGCGGCGTAGTCGCCATGATGGCGCTAAACAGCGATACCCCAGTTAAGACTTGCTCTATCGGCTTTGATGAAGAACGTTTCAATGAGACCGAATTTGCTCAAATAGTTGCTGATAAATACCACACTGAGCACCATGAGTTTACGGTTCATCAAAACGTAAAAGATAACCTAGAAGAAATTGTCGCTTACTTTGATGAGCCCTTTGCCGATCCATCTTTGGTTCCTACTTATTTTGTTTCACAATTGGCTCGCTCACAAGTCACAGTGGCTATTGCTGGCGACGGCGGCGATGAGGTCTTCGCTGGTTATGAAAAGTATACCACCGACGCTTTAGAGAATAAGTTACGTCAGCGCTTTCCTAGAGCCCTGCGCAAAAATGTATTTCCTAAGCTGGCTAATCTCTTCGCTAAAAGTGAGCACCCACTCTTTAGAAAAGCAAAGTCATTACTAACGAGTCTAAGCCTAGAGCCTGCCATGGGTTTTTATATCACCAATTCGATGATCGATGACCGTTTATGGCAAAAACTGGCAACCGCTAACACTAAAAATAAACTGGGTACTTATCATCCTAGCCAAGTCACTTTGGAAAATTACAACAAGGCTGACGGCCCCGACCATTTGTCAAAAATTTTGTATACCGATATGAAAACCTATTTACCAGGCGGTATTTTAGTAAAAGTTGATCGCATGAGTATGGCTCACTCGTTAGAAGTAAGGGCTCCATTGTTAGATAAAGACATTATCGAATTTTCGGCGACCCTTCCTTCAGATCTAAAATATAACAAGGGTGAAAAGAAGTTCATTCTAAAAGAAGCCTTTAAGCCAGTATTACCTGACGATATTTTATATCGTAAAAAAATGGGGTTCTCTGTGCCGCTAGCCGCTTGGCTACGCAGTGAAATTAAAGACTTAACTGAAGATTACTTGTTCACTAAAGCGCAAGGGATCCAGCAATACTTTGATATGGCTGTGGTCAAGCAGCTATGGCAACAACACCAAGACGAAAAGGCTGATCATAGTACGGTATTGTGGAGCATGCTAATGTTCCAAATGTGGTGGTTCCGTTATATACAGTTAGGCGATGGAGCCAAAAAATAG